The sequence GTATAACTCATGCAataaaatcatcatcatcataaaaattctcacctaaaatccataaactcataattaaatcataaaacttGTGcggaaaacataataatattcaattCACTGAAAACATGAAtagagcgatggtcacgggcTAGCCAACTGTCGGgatctcatacgtcctcactGCCAGTCGGGGCTATATGCTCTACATCAGTGTCTACCTGCTCTATCTAATAATAAcaacatgattaaaaataatgcatcacataacacaTGCAcgatacataataaataatatatatacatgcatgtcCTAAATACATAGCTCATGGTCGtctcataacataacatacatactcaTAACATAGTCATCATGCATCATAATTAGggcacatcataatttaaaaatcTGAAGGTATATATCCATGTTGTGTGACGTGTCatgtcgattgatcaatctaaaaccaacgtacgtggcggtggaatctCCATCTCTTGGCCCTTTCATCAggcaaacataatcataattgTATGGAAAGGCAATCGGGCCCCAGTATCCTGACCCACAGTCCCGTGTCATATGGAAAGGTCTCTGGCCCTAGGCATCCCATCTCCAATCCCGTAGGTTGTCACACACTCACTTCAACttctttaaatatttttcattgcccagcatcacacatatacatatagtATCATGCACATACATAAAAACTTTCATGaccttatttttataaaatatttcccgtaaatatatatttaattaattaataatataactataaaaataatacttttcatacttaaaatattcatacgataattaaatatatatttacggaccatgcatattttttcatggattggttcaggctgctgactccttagacttaagcccattaacttgtagactaacccaaaaattcaaaGACTGACCCAAAatttccatgggctcccaagcccataaaaatcattgggctaacttaaataaattatttaaggcccaaataaaattatttggaggcccaaataattttctaaacatTAAATTAGCTCAAAAACCatttaaactcttaattacttcaaaattaaaaatacccgagcccgccccacctaacccagacccggactctactgacccgacccactacctaccagacccgacccgggcCGCCCCAGCCCGGCCTAGCCCGAAAAGAAGCAGCCCAGCCCGAAACTCCTCCCCTTACCCCTTTCTCGGCCAGTAGCTTGAGCAGTTCCACGAGATTCGTTCGTGCCGCCTGCTCCGGCAACatttggccgtgaaaccaccGCCCAAACGTAGTACACTCAAAGACgtttccaacaagctaaaaaccagACCAAACCATCTATATGGAGTGAGAACAAAGCTCTGCAAACCCGACCATCTGCAGCTCACGCGCAGACGCGAGCAGTTGCCAAACTTTCGTTCGTGCGACTTCCTCCAATTGCCAAAGACTGTGAAACCACTTCTGAGACTTAGCTAACATCCTAGAGGTTCAAACCTAACAAACCACGCATTAAATAgtggcctgaggaaggagaacgaaccttCCTTCCTTGCAACCCTGAACCTGCGCGACCCGGTAACAGAAACACAACCGGTCCATTTCTAACCTATTCCAGACTCTAGTGACCTCAtagctcgaccctagggaccttATTACACCCCTTAACCATGAGCCAGCAGACCCTGATTGAACCATGTCAAAAAACGTGAAGAAAACTCATGAAGGAAGCATGAAAAACGTGAATTAATAACTTATGCATACATACAAATTCATCACAAAAAAATCGAACACACATGCTAGATCAATGGTTTTCATGAAAGATCAGAATATAAAACTTAAATGGTAGCCAAGAAGAGAATTCAAACGTGCCTTGATTTATTTTCGAAGTAGAAACGATGATCGCGACGCGTACGACGAACACCGGAACGAACGGACTTTAAAACTTCAAATAAATCTTCAAAGTACTTGTGTGTGTTGTGAGTTTTCTGGTGAAAACGATGGAGAAGAAGGAGATGGCGGCTAGGGTGATTAAACGTGAGTTTTGGGGAGCTAGGGTAGGATTTTTAGTTTAAATTATGCTTAGGATAATTAACCAATTAATAtccttgtaaaaaaaatatattttcaaactCCTTAATACACTAGAAAATCTGATAATAACtctaaatctcgaaatattaacttaagggatttttaaaagtcCCTAAAAGTCAATAAAAGGGTTTAATTTGGAGGAAAAagaatactatatatatataattaattatactaaaattttcctacaataataccttaaaataatattttaaggtccataaaaatttcataaaatatttttggtgaAAAACCAACATCTCGtacgtccacggtcccgtctacgcggtaaaataaatattattcctaagaatttcataaataaaataaatacaggTTAACTGagataaataatattcaaatcatgcaaataaaatCACATAGTTTACATAAGGTCATTTAACCCATTTACTAAATTctaatttaattatttcctagttatgcatgcaaTATCACCTAAGAAAATTTTGGGCGTTACAatacttttgaatttttaaattaaataatcatatcACTCAcagaatattaaaaaaattatgtaaattCATGCGTCGAGGGCAAAAAGTAGGGGTGATCATGTAACATTTACACTTGTCATTTATTTTAActatcaaacttcaaacaaaatatttgtagtaaaagaaataaatactcTAATAAGActaattttaagaatataatGAGTTTTCTTTGTAGGATGAATAATTTTGAAGATAGTTAAGAAATAGCGACGACTTTTTTAAATGAATGTGTTGTTTACAATTATTATAATTCTATGCCAAATATTATGACAAGTGGTTTAGACGAGCCGGTTTGGTGCAATTtttttaccaaaaaaaaaacgaaTCATATATGCTATGAGGTTTACGATTAATAATTTTACTCAcatctttcaaaaaaattagaaaaaacgATGCGGTGCAATTCAGTTCGAGCGATTTACAGAAAAATTTGATCACTCATAGCAAAAAgtgctagtatatataaaatttatggcATATATAACTAAAGATATGTAACATTATACGTAAGATCGATCTCTAGCTATGAAAGGAAACTTACATGTAACTCTTTCTAGCAAACATTATACGGCAAACACTGTTACATAACACAACACCCataaattgtcacatgatgtattttattaagttatgcATAATATAGATATACATATTTATCTTTCCTAATTTAACCATGTTTGTTTTTGTCGTTGGAGAACGATGCCGAATGGTCATCAGGGCCACCACGGCCACCGCCAGCACCGCCACCATTTCCGCCGGAACCTCCACCACCCCCGTGACCACCCCCACGAGCTCCACCACTTCCATATCCATACCCAAACCCTGTCCCCGTCCCCGTCCCGGTACCATAACCAAACCCATAACCCGAACCCTTCCCAAACCCATTAGGGGACTTCCCCGAACCCGACCCATAACCCCATCCGGATGTCGGGCTCGAACCCCACCCCCAACTATAGTCCCAATTCGGACCATGGGCCGACCCACTACCTCCATTAGGCGTCTCGGTCGTGCCGCTAGGCATCACGGGCTCCTCCGAAATACTTGTCCTCCTAACACCACCACCACCTCCGCCACGGATCTTAAGCGCCGTGGAATTGATGGAAATCAAGAAAACAAGAACAAGAGTGAAATTGAAAGCCAAAGACCTCATTTTTCCAAGGATGTATAGATTATAGTTGATAGTTCATATAGCAAGAGATGGGGGTAGACTTTTATGACTAATGGTGTGGAGTAATTGATTGAAGCACCACTCTATATATAAAGTAGTAAAGTAGTGGGAAGATAATATCCCTCTTTAGAATCTTTTACCAATATCAATATGTAAAAGTACTCTATTTTTATAGTTAATAATATATTTGTTCAGTGTTCCTCGTATTGATGTAATTTAAAGAATAGAAATTAATGTAGTAAGGAGTTTAATGTTGACATGCGGACCCGTGACACTATAGACCTAAGGGAGCACTTGTCGGGAATTGGGTGAATCTTCCCACAGTGCGCATCTTCACGCACCATTCCCACCACCGCCTTACACTAAATTCTTTTTcacaaactatatatatatatgattgaatttgattgaGGCCTTCCAATTATTCTCAACTTTATCCAAATCATGGTCTATAAATGTCATTATATCATTTTTAGTGGAATATTACCATATGAGCTCTACTAAACTTAGGA comes from Henckelia pumila isolate YLH828 chromosome 4, ASM3356847v2, whole genome shotgun sequence and encodes:
- the LOC140867269 gene encoding uncharacterized protein; the protein is MRSLAFNFTLVLVFLISINSTALKIRGGGGGGVRRTSISEEPVMPSGTTETPNGGSGSAHGPNWDYSWGWGSSPTSGWGYGSGSGKSPNGFGKGSGYGFGYGTGTGTGTGFGYGYGSGGARGGGHGGGGGSGGNGGGAGGGRGGPDDHSASFSNDKNKHG